AGTGAAGCTGCAGGATGTTGAGCTGCCGAATGCAGAGGTCCGCTCGGCGTTTACGGCGGTCACGGATGCAAGGGAAACGATGAATACCAAAATCAATGAAGCCAAGAAATATCGAAACCAGCGGACCAACGAAGCCAAAGGGGAAAAGGATGCCATCATCTCAAGGGCCAAAGGGGATAAAATTGCACGTGTGGAGCAGGCACGTGGAGATGTAGCGGTATTTGATAAATTATATAATGAGTACAAATCAAATCCTGAAATTACAAGAAAGCGTCTCGTGCTGGAAACATTGGAAAATGTCCTGCCGGATGCAGAAATTTATATTATGAAGGATAGTGGAGAAACCCTGAAATACTTCCCTATCCGTCAAATGGAGAATCAGAATCCTCCGGCGAAGCAGGAAGGAAGTGATGAGAATGAGTGATCAAAACGTATTTGATATCAATACAAAGAAGAAAGAACCGATCGAGTGGAAGCGTTATACGAAATTAGGAATCTTTTTCGTGATCCTCATCGCTGTCATCCTTCTCCTCTTCACTAGTCTCTTCATTGTCAAAGAAGGAGAATACAAAGTCGTCCGTCAATTTGGGGAAGTGGTACGGATCGATAAGGAACCGGGTATGAAATATAAAATCCCGTTCATCCAATCCGTCACTACCTTACCGAAGCACCAAATGACGTATGACGTGACAGAAGCAGAGATCAATACGAAAGATAAAAAACGGATGCTCATCGACAATTATGCCGTGTGGCGCATTGAAGATCCCCTTAAGATGATCAAGAATGCCAGAACGGTGATCAATGCCGAGACCAAGATGGAAGAATTCATCTATTCCGTTGTCCGCTCTGAGCTTGGTCGATTGGAATATGATGAAATCATCAATGATGAGAAGTCATCAAGGGGAAGCTTAAATGATAAAGTAACAGACAAGGTGAATGAACTCTTGCAGCGGGATAACTATGGAATCGTCGTTCAGGATGTTCGCATGAAGCGCACCGACCTGCCTGAAGCGAATGAAAACTCCGTCTATACCCGTATGATCTCGGAACGGGACTCCAAAGCACAGGAATACCTGTCCATGGGGGATGCCGAGAAACAACGGGTGACGGCTGAAACCGATCGCGAAGTGAAAGAGCTTCTTGCAAAAGCCGGTGCCGATGCCAATGTGATCCGGGCAGAAGGAGAAGCCGAAGCCGCACAAATTTACAACAAATCCTTCTCGAAGGATCCGAGCTTCTATGACCTCTATAAAACACTCGAAACGTATAAGAAGACCGTGGATGATAAAACCGTCATCATCTTACCATCCGATTCGCCGTATGCGAGGCTGTTGATGGGGTATACGGAGTAATAGGAAGGGACTCTTTGAAAAATGGAATGATCCATTTTCGAAGAGTTTTTTCTTTTATAAGGAGGGGAATGTCAAGAATCACAGTCCCATTCCATAAATAAGGTCCCCGTTTTTCCTTTCATTCCCCAACATGATAGAATGAATATATAGAAACAGAAGCCTTTACAGGAGGTACTTATATGTCCAAAAAATTAGTCCTGATTGACGGTAACAGCATTGCTTACCGTGCATTCTTTGCCCTACCACTATTGAATAACGACAAGGGTGTACATACAAACGCAGTTTACGGCTTTACCACCATGCTGCAGAAAATACTCGAAGATGAAAAGCCGTCTCATATCCTCGTGGCCTTTGATGCGGGGAAAACAACGTTCCGTCATAAGACATTCACGGAATACAAGGGAGGCAGGCAGAAGACCCCGCCTGAATTGTCCGAGCAATTCCCTTATATCCGGGAGCTGCTGGATGCTTACGGAATCAAACGGTATGAAAAAGAAAACTATGAAGCCGATGATATCATCGGGACCCTCTCCCTGCAGGCAGAGTCAGACGGGTTTGAAGTGAAAGTGTACTCAGGGGATAAGGATTTAACCCAGCTGAGCTCCAAAGATACGACGGTGTGCATCACAAGAAAAGGAATCACGGATATCGAGGTGTATACACCTCAGCACATCAAAGAAAAATGGGAGATCACCCCTGACCGGATCATTGATATGAAAGGGTTGATGGGGGATAGCTCCGATAATATCCCTGGTGTACCCGGTGTCGGTGAGAAAACGGCGATCAAGCTCCTGAAGGAATTCGATTCTCTTGAGAAGCTGCTGGAGTCAATAGACAAAGTGAGTGGAAAGAAACTGAAAGAGAAGCTTGAAGAAAATAAAGACCAGGCGATCATGAGTAAAGAACTGGCCACGATCCTCAGGGAAGCTCCCATAGAAGTCACGGTTGAGGAATTGAATTACGAGGGCTGGGATGAAGTGAAACTGAAGGAAGTGTACCGGGACCTTGGCTTCAACTCCCTTCTCGAGAAAATGGGTGAATCCGTTCAAGAAGAGCCCCAGGAGCTGGATGATATCTCCTTTGAAGTGGTGGAAACCATTACAGACGAACACTTGACAAGTGAGAGCTCCCTATACATCGAAATGCTTGAAGAGAATTATCATCTTGGTGAAGTGATCGGCATGAGCCTTCATAACGAAAATGGGACGATTTTCTTTACCCTTGAAACGGCACTGAAATCAGAAGCTTTTAAAAAATGGGCAGAAGACGGATCGAAGTCGAAGAACGTCTACAACTCGAAAGAGACCGTCGTTGCCTTGAAGCGACAAGGGATTGACATCAAAGGGATCGGGTTCGATCTGCTGCTCGCGTCTTACATCATCAATCCTTCTGAATCGAGTGAAGATTTCGCCTCAATCGCAAAAGGTCATGGTCAGCCATCCATCGAATCGGACGAAGCGGTGTATGGAAAAGGGGCCAAGCAGAAGGTCCCTGCCACTGAAGTATTATCCGAACATCTGGCCAGAAAGGCATTCATCCTTCAAGACTTGAAGGAAACATGCATAAAAGAGCTTGAAGAAAATGATCTTTATGAATTATACATGGAGCTAGAATTGCCTCTTGCCCTTATCCTGGCTGAGATGGAATTCACCGGTGTGAAAGTGGATCAGGATCGTTTGATGACCATGAAGGAAGAGCTTGCCCTCCGACTGGAAGAATTGGAAAAGAACATTCATGAACTGGCAGGGGAGGACTTCAATATCAATTCTCCTAAGCAGCTCGGTGTGATCCTTTTTGAAAAATTGGGGCTGCCGGTTGTGAAGAAAACAAAGACTGGTTACTCCACTTCCGCAGACGTATTGGAAAAACTGCAGTCCAAGCATGAAATCATTGATCATATCCTACACTACCGTCAGTTAGGAAAGCTCCAGTCTACTTATCTCGAAGGATTATTGAAGGTGGTTCATAAAGATTCCAGCAAGATCCATACACGGTTCAACCAGGCCCTCACTCAAACCGGCCGCCTGAGCTCAACGGATCCGAACCTTCAAAACATTCCGATCCGCCTGGAAGAAGGCAGGAAGATCCGTCAGGCGTTCATTCCTTCTGAAAAGGGATGGGTCATGTTCGCTGCCGATTATTCACAAATCGAACTGCGGGTGCTTGCCCATATAGCGGGGGATGAGAAATTGGTGGAAGCCTTCCGTAATGATATGGACATCCATACGAAAACGGCCATGGACGTGTTTGGAGTGGAGAAGGAAGAGGTCACATCCAATATGAGAAGGCATGCGAAAGCCGTTAACTTCGGAATTGTCTATGGAATCAGTGACTACGGACTGTCACAAAGTCTTGATATAACACGAAAAGAAGCAGGGGAATTCATTAAGAAATATTTAGAAAGCTTCCCCGGCGTGAAAGAATATATGGATGATATCGTACAGGATGCGAAACAGAAGGGGTATGTGACGACGCTGATGAACAGACGCCGTTACCTTCCTGAAATTACGAGCCGTAATTTCAATTTGCGGAGCTTTGCGGAACGTACTGCGATGAACACACCAATCCAGGGAAGTGCAGCAGATATCATCAAGAAAGCCATGATCGACATGGCGGCCCGTTTGAAGGAAGAGAAACTTCAAACACGGATGCTCTTGCAGGTGCATGATGAATTGATCTTCGAAGCCCCTGAGGATGAAATCGAAACATTGAA
The DNA window shown above is from Rossellomorea vietnamensis and carries:
- the polA gene encoding DNA polymerase I; the encoded protein is MSKKLVLIDGNSIAYRAFFALPLLNNDKGVHTNAVYGFTTMLQKILEDEKPSHILVAFDAGKTTFRHKTFTEYKGGRQKTPPELSEQFPYIRELLDAYGIKRYEKENYEADDIIGTLSLQAESDGFEVKVYSGDKDLTQLSSKDTTVCITRKGITDIEVYTPQHIKEKWEITPDRIIDMKGLMGDSSDNIPGVPGVGEKTAIKLLKEFDSLEKLLESIDKVSGKKLKEKLEENKDQAIMSKELATILREAPIEVTVEELNYEGWDEVKLKEVYRDLGFNSLLEKMGESVQEEPQELDDISFEVVETITDEHLTSESSLYIEMLEENYHLGEVIGMSLHNENGTIFFTLETALKSEAFKKWAEDGSKSKNVYNSKETVVALKRQGIDIKGIGFDLLLASYIINPSESSEDFASIAKGHGQPSIESDEAVYGKGAKQKVPATEVLSEHLARKAFILQDLKETCIKELEENDLYELYMELELPLALILAEMEFTGVKVDQDRLMTMKEELALRLEELEKNIHELAGEDFNINSPKQLGVILFEKLGLPVVKKTKTGYSTSADVLEKLQSKHEIIDHILHYRQLGKLQSTYLEGLLKVVHKDSSKIHTRFNQALTQTGRLSSTDPNLQNIPIRLEEGRKIRQAFIPSEKGWVMFAADYSQIELRVLAHIAGDEKLVEAFRNDMDIHTKTAMDVFGVEKEEVTSNMRRHAKAVNFGIVYGISDYGLSQSLDITRKEAGEFIKKYLESFPGVKEYMDDIVQDAKQKGYVTTLMNRRRYLPEITSRNFNLRSFAERTAMNTPIQGSAADIIKKAMIDMAARLKEEKLQTRMLLQVHDELIFEAPEDEIETLKKIVPEVMENAMELEVPLKVDYSYGQTWYDAK
- the hflC gene encoding protease modulator HflC, yielding MSDQNVFDINTKKKEPIEWKRYTKLGIFFVILIAVILLLFTSLFIVKEGEYKVVRQFGEVVRIDKEPGMKYKIPFIQSVTTLPKHQMTYDVTEAEINTKDKKRMLIDNYAVWRIEDPLKMIKNARTVINAETKMEEFIYSVVRSELGRLEYDEIINDEKSSRGSLNDKVTDKVNELLQRDNYGIVVQDVRMKRTDLPEANENSVYTRMISERDSKAQEYLSMGDAEKQRVTAETDREVKELLAKAGADANVIRAEGEAEAAQIYNKSFSKDPSFYDLYKTLETYKKTVDDKTVIILPSDSPYARLLMGYTE